The nucleotide sequence AAGCCGATCAGACCCGACTGCACCGGCCGATCGGGCGGCGTCAGGCACGCCACCCCGCGGATGCCGGAAAGTCCATCAAGCGCCCTTTGCGCCAGTTGGAGAATCCGCCTCTCGATCGCCGCCGGGTCGCTCCCCCGCCAGATCGAAACCGCTTCGTTCAGCCCGCTGACAAGGGCGGGGCTCAGGGTACTGCTCTCGAAGCGGCGGGCGTCCGGGAAGGGCTCGAAGAGGAGGGACTGGAGCCGTTTCCTGCGGGCGGAGTGATAGCCCGCCTTTGCGGCATTCAGGGATTTTCCCAGCCCCCCCTGGCGCACGAACACCGCCCCGGTCCCCTGGGGGCCCATCAGCCACTTCTGGCCCGAGAGGGTATAGACGTCAGTGAAGGAGCGGCGGATGTCCACCGGTATCTGGCCGCAGGACTGGGCGCCGTCCACGGCGAGGAGCACTCCCGCCTTCCGGCAGATGCGTCCGATCCGGCCAATCGGCAGCCGCCGGCCCGCCAGCCAATCGATGTGGCTGATGCAAAAAGC is from bacterium and encodes:
- a CDS encoding aminotransferase class V-fold PLP-dependent enzyme; its protein translation is AFCISHIDWLAGRRLPIGRIGRICRKAGVLLAVDGAQSCGQIPVDIRRSFTDVYTLSGQKWLMGPQGTGAVFVRQGGLGKSLNAAKAGYHSARRKRLQSLLFEPFPDARRFESSTLSPALVSGLNEAVSIWRGSDPAAIERRILQLAQRALDGLSGIRGVACLTPPDRPVQSGLIGFRVRGMDAERAAALLLKKHKVVLRAVDAEPPAVRASIHYLNTDKEIDQLIRAVHRLATRK